In Actinobacillus equuli, the genomic stretch AGAACAGGGTGTAGCACATTTAAACAATGTGATTTGTCATGAAAGTGGGTCTTATATTATTAGTTCGGCAACTTTCCCGAGTTACTTCCAAGAAAACGATAATGCGGTCATTGAAAGTAATGCAATGCTCGATCTGCAAATTTTTACACGTATTGCCACTGCGTTAGGCATTCAACGTCGTTACGTTGGCGATGAGCCTTTTAGCCGAGTAACCAATATTTATAACCAAATTATGCAAGATAAATTACCAGAACAGAGCATCGAATGCGTTATCGTACCTCGCAAAGGAGTGAACGAACAAATCATTAGCGCTTCTGCTGTTCGAGAGTTGATTAAAAATGGTGATTTCACTACGATGAAACAGATGGTACCGGCTTCTACATATCAATTTTTTACCAGCGAAGCGGCAAAACCGGTTATTGCACGTATTCAAGCAACAGATAATGTAAGGCACTATTAAAAAAGAAATGTAAAAAAGAAATGCTAAAAAACAAGCGGTCATATTTTGCAAATTTCTTACAAAATATGACCGCTTGCTTTATATAAGTAAGTTAATCCTTACTTCAATTGTTCTTCGATAACACCGCCACCTAAGCAAACTTCGCCTTGATAGAAAACCGCTGATTGTCCCGGTGTCACCGCAATTTGCGGCTCATCAAAGATCACTCGAATCGTATCATTATCCATCGGCTGAATTTCACACGCGATATCCGTTTGACGATAACGTGTTTTGACCGTACAACGTAAATTTTCACGAATAGGCTGGCGATCTACCCAGTGTAGCTGAGTTGCGATTAAACCGCTTGAAAGCAATGCTGAGTTATCATGGCCTTGTGCCACGACTAACACATTATTGATGAGATCTTTTTCGACCACATAAAACGGATCTTCGCTCAAGCCTTTTACCCCACCAATTCCTAAGCCTTTACGCTGACCGAGGGTGTGATACATTAAACCATCATGACGACCGACAACTTTACCGTCCACTGTTCTGATTTCGCCCGGTTGTGCCGGTAAATAACGCGCTAAGAAATCTTTAAATTTACGTTCACCGATAAAACAAATACCGGTCGAATCTTTTTTCTTCGCTGTCGCTAAACCGAGATCCTCAGCAATTTGACGTACAATCGGTTTCTCAATATCACCCACCGGGAATAGGCTCTGTCCTACTTGCTTATGGCTTAACGTGTAAAGGAAATAACTTTGATCTTTATTTGCATCTAAACCACGTAATAATTGTGCGTTATTATCATCACCGCTACGACGTACGTAATGACCGGTTGCAATATAATCCGCACCTAAATCTTCCGCTGCATATTCTAAAAATGCTTTAAATTTAATTTCTTTATTACAAAGAATATCCGGATTTGGTGTACGACCCGCTTTATATTCGTTTAAGAAATGCTCGAAGACATTATCCCAATACTCTGCGGCAAAATTGATTTTATGCAGTCTCATGCCCAGTTTATCCGCCACCGCTTGAGCATCGGCTAAATCCGCCGCTGCGGTACAATAATCAGTATCATCGTCTTCTTCCCAGTTCTTCATAAACAGGCCTTCAACTTGATAACCTTGTTGTTGCAGAATAAAAGCGGATACTGATGAATCTACGCCACCGGACATTCCAATAATCACTTTCTTTTTCGCATTCTCCGCTAATTGCTCAGCGGTTAATTTAGCAAAGTGAGTATCATAAGTTTTTGAGCTAAGTTGAGTTTGATTTGTCATAATTCTCCCGTAACTTCGGTTAAGGCGAAGCACATTGGTTGGTTTAACAGATAGGTAAGTATTTACTTACACATATAGAAAACGGCACAAACCGAATGTTTGTGCCATTAAAATATTGCAAGCGGTCAAATTTGCAAAAAGTTTTACAAATTCAACCGCTTATCCTATTCATTTGTTCAATTATTTTACTTCGTAAAATTGCGGTTCTTTGCTGAAACGTGCCACTTCTTCAGGATCAGCCGTACCGTCCGCCATTTTAGCTTTTAGATTGTCACAAGGCTCTTCACAGTCACACATTTTTTTCATACCTAATGCGGTAATTCCACCACAGCTGCCTTTGATTGTTTTTCCTTTTACGATAAAACCAATCGACATTGCAAAAATCACAGCAATAAAAAAGCCGAAAGTAATTAATAATGTTTCCATTGTTTACTCCAATTATTTTTGGTTAATTAATTTTTCAAATTCGCTCGACATTTTAGTTTCAAATGCTTCGCCGTTCTTAATAATCAGGAAAACCGCTAACTTTTCACGTTCAGCTACTTCCAGCGCTTTTTCTGGTCCTAATACGAATAAGCCGGTTGATAAACCATCTGCCGTCATTGTTGTTGGAGCAAATACGGTAATCGAGGCTAATTTATGGCTAACTGGACGCAGTTCTTTCGGATTAATAATATGTGAAAGACGGTTACCCTGCTCGTCTTCGAAATAATTGCGGTAATTACCGGAAGTCGCCATACCCAAATTATGTAATGGAACAGTAATCTGTGCCGCTTGCCCTTGTGCTAATGTTGGCTGCTCAATCGCAATACGCCAATCGACGCCTTGTAAATTTTTCCCTTTACCACGCAACTCGCCACCGATTTCCACCAAGTAATTCGCCAAACCGAGACTTTCCAGATGTTCCGCCAATTTATCTACGCCAAAACCTTTTGCGATGGAAGAAAGATCTAAATAAAGGTTAGGCACCAATTTTGTCAATGACGGTTTTTCACCTGTAGTTAACTTCAGTTTTTCAATACCAACCGATTTTGCTCGTTCAGCAATTTGTTCTGCTGAAGGCACTTTATTTAAACGTTTGTCCGGTCCAAAACCCCATAAGTTAACTAAAGGCCCAACCGTGACATCTAACGCCCCTTCAGTCACTTTATTTAATCGCATCGCTTCTGCCACCACTTTTGCAAAATCCGATGGAATTTCAACCGCTTGTCCAACTTGGCTCAGCTGATTAAAGTGGCTAATTTGTGACGATTTCTGGTAAGTCGACATCTCATTATTGACTGTTACCAATAAACTATCTAATTGCTTTTGTAACTCGTCTGGTGCAACTAAGTCTTCAACTTTACCGTCATCAATATATTTGACTGTATAAGTTGTTCCCATCGTTTTACCTTGTAAGGTAATTTGCTCCGGAGCTTTATTACAAGCGGTTAAAAAAATTGCCGACATTGCAAAAATTAAAATAGATTTAAGTTTCAAATTAAACCTCTTTATTTTAGTAGGTAAGATTTACGGACGAATACATCACTTCGCCCTAACAAAAGAAATTACTATTGAAAAAGACTGCAACAGCAAACTTTTTCACTAATAATTTAAAGCACTTCAAGCGGTGTGATTTACAAAAAACTTTGCAAATCACACCGCTTGTAAATCTGGGCGCATTTACACCCTGTTCGATTTGGTATTAACCACCGAAATCATCTAATAAGATGTTTTCGTCTTCAACACCTAAGCTCTTCAGCATACCGATTACCGCTGCGTTCATCACTGGTGGACCACACATATAGTATTCACAGTCTTCCGGCGCTTCATGATTTTTCAGATAGTTCTCATAAAGTACGTTGTGAATAAAGCCTGTGTAACCTGTCCAGTTATCTTCCGGTAACGCATCTGAAAGTGCTACGTGCCATACGAAGTTATCGTTTTCAGCCGCTAATTGGTCAAAGTCTTCTTGATAGAAGATTTCACGTTTAGAACGAGCACCATACCAGAATGACATTTTACGTTTAGATTTTAAACGTTTTAATTGGTCAAAGATATGTGAACGCATTGGCGCCATACCAGCACCACCACCGATAAATACCATTTCGTTGTCGGTATCTTTCGCGAAGAATTCACCGAACGGACCAGAAATCGTTACTTTATCACCTGCTTTTAATGACCAAATGTATGAAGACATTTGACCCGGTGGAACATCTGGGTTACGTGGTGGAGGCGTTGCAATACGCACGTTTAGCATAATGATGCCTTTCTCTTCCGGATATGAAGCCATTGAGTAAGCACGAATAATATGCTCGTCTACTTTTGACACATAACGCCATAAGTTAAATTTATCCCAGTCTTCGTGATACTCTTTCGGAATATCGAAGTCTTTATAGTTAACTGTATGAGGTTCCGCTTCAATTTGGATATAACCACCCGCACGGAAAGGTACTTCTTCACCTTCAGGAATTTGAAGTTTAAGCTCTTTGATGAAGGTTGCTTTGTTATCGTTAGAAATAACGGTACATTCCCATTTTTTCACACCAAAGATTTCTTCCGGAAGTTCAACATCCATTGAAGATTTTACGTTTACCTGACACGCTAAACGCCAACCTTCTTTCGCTTCTTTCTTCGAAATGTGCGATAACTCGGTTGGAAGAATTTCACCGCCGCCAGATTTTACTTGTACTTTACATTGACCGCATGAGCCGCCGCCGCCACAAGCTGACGATACGAAAATACCTTTGCTCGCTAAAGCACCAAGTAATTTACCACCCGCCGGAAGTGTAATGCCTTTTTCCGGATCGTTATTGATTGAGATGGTAATATCACCTGAATCGACTAATTTTGATTTAGCGAAAAGAATGATCACCGCAAGCACTAATACAAGAGCAGTAAATGCGATAATACCGAAAATAAAATTACTATCCACGATATGCTCCTTATAATTGAATGCCTGAGAATGACATGAAGCCTAACGCCATTAAGCCAACAGTGATAAAGGTAATACCTAAACCACGTAAACCTGCCGGAACATCAGAATATTTCATTTTTTCAGTTAAACCTGCAAGCGCAACGATTGCTAACATCCAACCCGTACCGGCACCGATACCATAAACCACAGATTCCGTGAAATTGTATTCACGTTGAACCATGAATGATACACCACCGAAGATTGCACAGTTTACGGTAATCAACGGTAAGAAGATACCTAATGCGCTATATAATGCCGGGAAGAACTTATCCAAAATCATTTCTAAGATTTGAACAAGTGCTGCAATCACACCGATGAACGTGATGAAGTTTAAGAAACTTAAATCCACACCTTCAACAAGTGCGCCGTCTTTTAATACGTGTGTATAAACTAATTGGTTAGCCGGTACCGCAATACCTAATACTACGATTACCGCAATACCTAAACCAAAAGCAGTTGAAACTTTCTTAGACACCGCAAGGAATGTACACATACCAAGGAAGAAAGAAAGTGCCATATTCTCAATGAATACAGACTTAACAAATAGACTTAAATAATGTTCCATCTTATTTCTCCACTTGCTCTGGTTTCCAGGTACGAATTCCCCAAATCACAAAACCGATAATGAAGAACGCACTTGGCGCTAATAAGAATAAACCGTTTGCTTGATACCAACCGCCGTTTTGAACAGTTTCTAATACGGTAATACCGAAGATTTTACCTGAACCGATTAATTCACGGAAAAATGCCACGATGATTAACATCGCACCGTAACCTAAACCGTTACCAATACCGTCAACGAAACTTTCTACCGGACCTGATTTCATTGCAAATGCTTCAGCACGACCCATTACGATACAGTTAGTAATGATAAGACCTACGAATACAGAAAGCTGTTTCGATAAGTCATATGCATACGCACGTAAAATTTGGTCAACTAAGATTACAAGTGATGCAATGATAGCCATTTGTACAATGATACGAATACTATTAGGAATAAAGTTACGAATCATTGAAATAAACATACTAGAGAAAGCAGTAACTAAACTTACTGCAATCGCCATTACTACCGCAGTTTGTAACTGAGTAGTTACCGCTAATGCAGAACAGATACCTAAGATCTGTAATGCAATCGGGTTGTTATCCGCGATTGGAGATAACAATAACTTTTTAAGATTGTTACTCGCCATTAGTTAGCTCCCATTGCTGCTTTGAATTTCGCTAAATATGGACCGAAACCGTTAGCACCGAACCAATATTTGAATGAGCCGTCAACACCGTTTGAAGTTAATGTTGCACCAGATAAGCCGTCAATACCGTGATCTTTATCTGCTGAAGCACCTTTACCAACGGTTAATGCCACTTCATTGTTTGCGTTGAATAATTTCTTACCTACAAAGTTTTTCTGCCAGTTAGGGTTAGCGATTTCGCCGCCAAGACCCGCAGTTTCACCTTGTTCATAGTAAGTAATACCATTTACGGTGTTCGCATCTGGTTGAACCGCAACAAAGCCGTACATAATTGACCATAAACCGTTACCGTACATAGGAAGTACGACTTGGCTTACTTTACCCGCTTCGTCTTTTACTAAATAAACTTCCGCATATTTAGCGCGTACTTTGATGTTCGCTTTATCATCAGCCGGATTGATCGCTACGTTTTGTGCAGGATCTTTCGCAGCTACTTTCGCATCAAAGTTTGCTACACCTTCAACATAATCACCGGTCGCTAAATCAACGATTTTAGGTTCGATGAATTTCGCATAGGTTTCTTGCACGTTTGTATTTGGCTGCATTAAACCTGCTGCTTGTAAAATGTTCTTTTGTTTATCAAGCACTTTCTGAATATCTTGCGTAGGTTTAAGCAATACTGCCGCACCCGCTACGATAAGAGAACAGATTAAACTTAATAACACAACAACGGTTAAAGTACCGCCTACGCTATCTTTATTAAATTTAGCCATTTTTATGCCGCCTTCGCTTTTCTACGTTTGATGTTGCCTTGAACTACTAAGTAGTCGAAGATCGGAGCAAATAAGTTAGCGAATAAGATTGCTAACATCATACCTTCCGGATACGCTGGGTTTGCTACACGGATAACAACACACATCACACCGATTAACGCACCGTACCACCATTTACCTTTGTTAGTAAATGCCGCTGATACAGGGTCTGTTGCCATGAAGAACATACCTAATGCGAAACCGCCTAACACTAAGTGCCAATGCCATGGCATTGAGAATAGTGGATTTGTGTCTGAACCGATTAAGTTGAATACGGTTGCTGTTGCCGCCATACCAACAAATACGCCGGCAATAATGCGCCATGAAGCAATACGTGTGAACACGATAATTGCCGCACCAATCATTAACATAAGTGTTGAAACTTCACCGATTGAACCAGGAATATTACCTAAGAAAGCATCCATCCAAGTAATTTCTTGACCGGTTACTGCGTGTTTAAGCGCACCTTGAC encodes the following:
- the mnmA gene encoding tRNA 2-thiouridine(34) synthase MnmA — protein: MTNQTQLSSKTYDTHFAKLTAEQLAENAKKKVIIGMSGGVDSSVSAFILQQQGYQVEGLFMKNWEEDDDTDYCTAAADLADAQAVADKLGMRLHKINFAAEYWDNVFEHFLNEYKAGRTPNPDILCNKEIKFKAFLEYAAEDLGADYIATGHYVRRSGDDNNAQLLRGLDANKDQSYFLYTLSHKQVGQSLFPVGDIEKPIVRQIAEDLGLATAKKKDSTGICFIGERKFKDFLARYLPAQPGEIRTVDGKVVGRHDGLMYHTLGQRKGLGIGGVKGLSEDPFYVVEKDLINNVLVVAQGHDNSALLSSGLIATQLHWVDRQPIRENLRCTVKTRYRQTDIACEIQPMDNDTIRVIFDEPQIAVTPGQSAVFYQGEVCLGGGVIEEQLK
- the nqrM gene encoding (Na+)-NQR maturation NqrM, which encodes METLLITFGFFIAVIFAMSIGFIVKGKTIKGSCGGITALGMKKMCDCEEPCDNLKAKMADGTADPEEVARFSKEPQFYEVK
- a CDS encoding FAD:protein FMN transferase; this encodes MKLKSILIFAMSAIFLTACNKAPEQITLQGKTMGTTYTVKYIDDGKVEDLVAPDELQKQLDSLLVTVNNEMSTYQKSSQISHFNQLSQVGQAVEIPSDFAKVVAEAMRLNKVTEGALDVTVGPLVNLWGFGPDKRLNKVPSAEQIAERAKSVGIEKLKLTTGEKPSLTKLVPNLYLDLSSIAKGFGVDKLAEHLESLGLANYLVEIGGELRGKGKNLQGVDWRIAIEQPTLAQGQAAQITVPLHNLGMATSGNYRNYFEDEQGNRLSHIINPKELRPVSHKLASITVFAPTTMTADGLSTGLFVLGPEKALEVAEREKLAVFLIIKNGEAFETKMSSEFEKLINQK
- the nqrF gene encoding NADH:ubiquinone reductase (Na(+)-transporting) subunit F, giving the protein MDSNFIFGIIAFTALVLVLAVIILFAKSKLVDSGDITISINNDPEKGITLPAGGKLLGALASKGIFVSSACGGGGSCGQCKVQVKSGGGEILPTELSHISKKEAKEGWRLACQVNVKSSMDVELPEEIFGVKKWECTVISNDNKATFIKELKLQIPEGEEVPFRAGGYIQIEAEPHTVNYKDFDIPKEYHEDWDKFNLWRYVSKVDEHIIRAYSMASYPEEKGIIMLNVRIATPPPRNPDVPPGQMSSYIWSLKAGDKVTISGPFGEFFAKDTDNEMVFIGGGAGMAPMRSHIFDQLKRLKSKRKMSFWYGARSKREIFYQEDFDQLAAENDNFVWHVALSDALPEDNWTGYTGFIHNVLYENYLKNHEAPEDCEYYMCGPPVMNAAVIGMLKSLGVEDENILLDDFGG
- the nqrE gene encoding NADH:ubiquinone reductase (Na(+)-transporting) subunit E is translated as MEHYLSLFVKSVFIENMALSFFLGMCTFLAVSKKVSTAFGLGIAVIVVLGIAVPANQLVYTHVLKDGALVEGVDLSFLNFITFIGVIAALVQILEMILDKFFPALYSALGIFLPLITVNCAIFGGVSFMVQREYNFTESVVYGIGAGTGWMLAIVALAGLTEKMKYSDVPAGLRGLGITFITVGLMALGFMSFSGIQL
- a CDS encoding NADH:ubiquinone reductase (Na(+)-transporting) subunit D, with product MASNNLKKLLLSPIADNNPIALQILGICSALAVTTQLQTAVVMAIAVSLVTAFSSMFISMIRNFIPNSIRIIVQMAIIASLVILVDQILRAYAYDLSKQLSVFVGLIITNCIVMGRAEAFAMKSGPVESFVDGIGNGLGYGAMLIIVAFFRELIGSGKIFGITVLETVQNGGWYQANGLFLLAPSAFFIIGFVIWGIRTWKPEQVEK
- a CDS encoding Na(+)-translocating NADH-quinone reductase subunit C, producing the protein MAKFNKDSVGGTLTVVVLLSLICSLIVAGAAVLLKPTQDIQKVLDKQKNILQAAGLMQPNTNVQETYAKFIEPKIVDLATGDYVEGVANFDAKVAAKDPAQNVAINPADDKANIKVRAKYAEVYLVKDEAGKVSQVVLPMYGNGLWSIMYGFVAVQPDANTVNGITYYEQGETAGLGGEIANPNWQKNFVGKKLFNANNEVALTVGKGASADKDHGIDGLSGATLTSNGVDGSFKYWFGANGFGPYLAKFKAAMGAN